The nucleotide window AAAGAATAAACAGAACTCCTAAATAGAGCTGTCTGAATAGCTTAGTGTAGTACAGCACATGTGGAGGGGTTCAGGTCCCATAAGTCTGGTTATCAGTCAGTGCTGAATTACTTCAAACAAGAAGCTCTTTGATTACTTTGAGCAGCCCTGTGCCCAACAGCCTGCTGGGCTAAGAACAAAAGAACCTTATTAAGTGCTGATTGGATGTTTGGCTGCTGTCGTCTGTGCTGAGGGGGCTCTTTATTGCACGCTGTTCCATCTCTTTCTGAAATTTAAGTTGGGTAACATCCATGTCTCAGCTTTCTGAGTCGAACTTACAGGTTTCATTTGTTAAATTCCTCCACCAGGGTTAAGCAGTGCTCCGAGCAGAGCAGGCCTTAGTTTCTGTGCAGTTGTGCTTTTCATTCTTTTAGTTTGGTACATTCCCCCATTTTTAAGCTGAGGTTAAATGCAAATGTTGTGCTGTTTTAATATTCTTTTGGCCAAAAGGAGCTCTTAGGTTGGCTGGAGTCCTAGCTGAATCCAGAGAAGATCCCATccctaaaaaataaagataataaatttattaaGGCATGGAATAAAGGCAATAGCGAACAAGCCTTGGGAGAAGATTTGTGAGGGTACTAAAGCCATGTAATGTTGggcttaacacacacacacacacacacacacacacacacacacacacacacacacacacacacacacacacacacacacacacacacacacacacacatacacacagagacacacacacacagacacacaNNNNNNNNNNNNNNNNNNNNNNNNNNNNNNNNNNNNNNNNNNNNNNNNNNNNNNNNNNNNNNNNNNNNNNNNNNNNNNNNNNNNNNNNNNNNNNNNNNNNNNNNNNNNNNNNNNNNNNNNNNNNNNNNNNNNNNNNNNNNNNNNNNNNNNNNNNNNNNNNNNNNNNNNNNNNNNNNNNNNNNNNNNNNNNNNNNNNNNNNNNNNNNNNNNNNNNNNNNNNNNNNNNNNNNNNNNNNNNNNNNNNNNNNNNNNNNNNNNNNNNNNNNNNNNNNNNNNNNNNNNNNNNNNNNNNNNNNNNNNNNNNNNNNNNNNNNNNNNNNNNNNNNNNNNNNNNNNNNNNNNNNNNNNNNNNNNNNNNNNNNNNNNNNNNNNNNNNNNNNNNNNNNNNNNNNNNNNNNNNNNNNNNNNNNNNNNNNNNNNNNNNNNNNNNNNNNNNNNNNNNNNNNNNNNNNNNNNNNNNNNNNNNNNNNNNNNNNNNNNNNNNNNNNNNNNNNNNNNNNNNNNNNNNNNNNNNNNNNNNNNNNNNNNNNNNNNNNNNNNNNNNNNNNNNNNNNNNNNNNNNNNNNNNNNNNNNNNNNNNNNNNNNNNNNNNNNNNNNNNNNNNNNNNNNNNNNNNNNNNNNNNNNNNNNNNNNNNNNNNNNNNNNNNNNNNNNNNNNNNNNNNNNNNNNNNNNNNNNNNNNNNNNNNNNNNNNNNNNNNNNNNNNNNNNNNNNNNNNNNNNNNNNNNNNNNNNNNNNNNNNNNNNNNNNNNNNNNNNNNNNNNNNNNNNNNNNNNNNNNNNNNNNNNNNNNNNNNNNNNNNNNNNNNNNNNNNNNNNNNNNNNNNNNNNNNNNNNNNNNNNNNNNNNNNNNNNNNNNNNNNNNNNNNNNNNNNNNNNNNNNNNNNNNNNNNNNNNNNNNNNNNNNNNNNNNNNNNNNNNNNNNNNNNNNNNNNNNNNNNNNNNNNNNNNNNNNNNNNNNNNNNNNNNNNNNNNNNNNNNNNNNNNNNNNNNNNNNNNNNNNNNNNNNNNNNNNNNNNNNNNNNNNNNNNNNNNNNNNNNNNNNNNNNNNNNNNNNNNNNNNNNNNNNNNNNNNNNNNNNNNNNNNNNNNNNNNNNNNNNNNNNNNNNNNNNNNNNNNNNNNNNNNNNNNNNNNNNNNNNNNNNNNNNNNNNNNNNNNNNNNNNNNNNNNNNNNNNNNNNNNNNNNTTTGCTTTTggcatcaggaggtcttgacagtgtaaagacttgacagaaaatgacatggaatccagatttttgcacggcttttggcttttaaagactatggtgtaaatgcagtttgcagaaaattccctgctcaaaagtttttgtctcttgcactgattttttcctttaacattgtgaagctctacttagaaccttcttaagatccaatagtgcaaaatgcaaattcttgcaattttttgactggtcttaagattttgatcaggagtgtatcaGCCTGACAGGTCAGTGTGTCTGGTCCTTATACGTCAATGATCTGGTCAGTAGTCCAAAGGCTTACTCAACTCCCGGTGAACATTCAGAAGTCTCAGAGgattgatattttgttttttttaaaaaaggacaaactaaacaaacagtgccATAAAAGCAATTTTAGTGTTCTTTCAACtagtatatgtatatatatatatatatatatatatatgtgtgtgtgtgtgtgtgtgtgtgtgtgtgtgtaaaggctTCGCAAACATTCAGTAATGACATAAAATCAGGTTACCATGTGAGCTAGCTTCCTTCATATTGATCCATCCCCCACAAAATAATCACCATGTGGAAAGgcatttgcatttttaagaCAGCTATTACCTGTGTCAGATGCAGTATGTCATATCTCCACATTAGAATCTGTAAATCCTTTTTTGCCCTCATTTACCAGCACAGGCTTCTCTGTGCGAGTGTGCCACACTAATACCTGCAGGTTAGAAAAAAGGCTATGAATAAGCAGACAGAGCCATGATGAAAATGATGTACTGTGCAAATACACAACAACATACCTGCTAAAGAGTTTATTATAAGCTGACAGATTTCTGACttggaaaatatttgttataaaaaagaCATGCAGTGAACGATTTTTTTCTCACCTTAGTGCAATTCGAAGCTTTGGGCTCCAGTTCACTCAGAGTGATCAGCTCCTTCAACAAGCTACTCTCCTGATATCCTCCCTTTACCCCGTGTAACTTGAAATAAGCCTGAGGTTTGGACAGAATGAGGCTCaggttcactgcaaacccagcCATGTCGATGGCAAAGGGCCGATGAGGGTCAAATACAGTTTTCCAGCCGTAGACCTTGCCTAAGATGTTTACTTTGGGAGACTCATATCGTAGACCACCCACAAACGCCACGGGCCACACTGACACTTTTTTAGTGGAACGCATCTATTAGTTGAtaagaaagacacaaaacacTCTTGTGAGGAAATGTCTTCATTTCATACATCACCAAATCTTGTCATGGTTAGTAGTAGAAGTCAAACCAAGAAATGCAgaccaaaaataaacttaagGATTCAATAGTACCCCAAAAATAATACAAaccaaaaggctgatgtggcagcataGGATACAAAATAGTAAAACTGGAGGGACCATGAAGGAGAATCAGACAAAGCATGGAAGCCAGGCTGCAGATAAGGTAGAGACTGGGAGGCTTAATGGACTGGGGCTGATGAGCAGATAGGAGACAGGGGGCTTAATGATAATGGGGAACAGGtaaaagtgggcgtggcaggacaGAGGAGCAGAAGCTGACTGAAGAAAAGTACTGAGAATGACTGGAAACACAGGGAGGCAAtggaacaaactgaacacaaaggaaaaataaaaaataaacatcacaacaaaaagaatcacaaaggaaacacaaagaacagcaacatgaaaaaactaaactaaatccaTTTATCTAGCCAACAAAAAACCTAACCTCACCCTAACCAAGAATCCAGGTTCAAGACAAATCTAAATTTAACCAAAAGCTGAGACATAAAGAAGTATAAAGGTGATATTTCACTGGACTGTGACTAGAAAGTGATTTAGCATTCATAAGGGGGTCTACAGAATGTCCTGCAAAGTTTGCAGGAGTTCTTAATTTCCCTGCGTGAGTCACAGAGGTGCACAGTCCTATCACTTTAGTTTTGAACACATTCAAAAATCTGTGCAATGAATTTTCTCAAAATAGCCATGAGTCATCATAGGGGTCTCTAACCCATATCCAGGGTActtgagctgtattttgactccttcacaggagctctcctctaaTAGAAAACATGTCCCAATCCAAAAACTACACTGTTGATGAATagttattgaaaaactggtcaaaatttgcctattttcatttcaaaagtgtactccagcagattaaaccaTCCAGGTGGGGGTGGCTGCTTAAGTGGGGTTGAAGCTAACCGAGGTAGGTACAATGtgggtgggcaacaaaataatgtgcatgaccTAAAATACAGTTGTGCACAAAAAAGGCTGTGATTTTCTAAATCTGTCCATTTAAAGTGAGAACACATAGCTCACTGGTCACTTgcaaaattcagtgagactgcaaaggaaaatttgcatattttagcaaTTTTGAATCACCAACTAGTCTTTAATGAGTCGCAGCTCAGTAAGCTACTAccttaaccctcccatggccttcaggtcaaattgacctaaaggtacaagggcttctctacctctctctgtctccctctttTGAGGACTTCAGAAGGGTTAAAGGAATGGTCTAGTCTTTTTTGAATTGAAGTTCTGTCCAATACTTaacaatagttagtaccttattagGCATGACATCACTTATAGAGCATGGAGTATGAAGAGGCAAAAGtttttgtccaggctaggctaatggttaGCCAAACAAAAGCCTGTTATACTCTTTCTCAAAAGCAGCATACTGGTATGAAAGAATGGTACATTCACTAATAACAAACCTTTACACTTATGTATGACACTGTCTGTTTATTTAACCAAACAACATATGTGTTGTTACACAAATATGTATGTGCTGAGTATAGACTATTTACAAATGGTGCTGAGTGTGAGGTTATgggttcttctttgtgttttttgcatctgtcttgtttcatttcaaGGTTATTGTCCatgttttgttagttatctTTGTTGGTCTCATTTTGGTgctgtctctgtttcctgtgtttttgtatcttccATTTACCCTCAGTCAACACTTGGTTTTCTGCCATGTCCACCTCCACTTGTCGGCAatgattatcactcacctgtgtccacttacctattatcctctgtgcttaaaacccggtaATTTACTCCATTTCGCCTCTGGTTCATTGTTCATTGCTCGttgttctctctctgtttccATCCCGGTCCAGTCCTGGTTGTTTTCTACTCCCACCTGTGGTGTATTAAGttagttcatgttttgtcttcGCTGCCtagtcagcttttgttttgtatatcttttagtttaataaaatagcTTTCTTTAATTATAAGTCttcgttctgggttcgcctccttacCTGATACTGAGGCTACTGAATGTATCAATCCTCCTTATCATAATGTGTACAGCTACACTTGAGTAGTAACACagttgttcggttgagaaaacagtgccaaactaaacaaacagtgtcattcAAAAGTGTagaatatattatatttaaatatatttatatttacattttgataTTAGTGTAggtgtgttgtttttaagagggagttattttataagcctgaaaagtATAGGGCACCACCTGTGAAGTCCAATGTTCAAATATTGAAcctgggttaaaaaaaaacatattttccttATTTAGCTCACTTTCTGAGTGTAAAATCCTAGTTaaatttttttccactttttcaatttttctaaaatgtgttAGTGACATTTTTGCAGTATCCATTAGCTTAGCCTGgacttttctctttctccacACTACATGCTCTATGAACGGAGTCACAGCTGATATGGTAcaaactactgataactatttgacagaacatcacttcaaaagtgactagactatccctttaaggagagaagaagaaaaagagttttGGCTTCAAAATACATCACTTCACCtcctcaaacagctgcagactgTATGTGTTGTCATCATCTGCGAAGTAAACAACGCCAGGCTGGCTGGTATTTATGCTGAAGGTCTCTCTTAGCCACAGCAGTGCCAGGTTCCTCTGCAAGGTGCCCCGTGGAACTCCGGGGATCCTGGCTTTTCCCTGGGCTTTATAGTTGGAAGGCGTCTCTATGTTGAGGTGGGTGTACTTGAGCCCCGTCTCCTGGAGGAGACCACTAACCAGAGGGGTCCTTCTGTGAGAGTCCTCCACCACAATCCAGTGCAGGTTGGACACGTGGAGCAGGGTGTTGGCAAGGCGTGTCAGCTCGGCCTTCTGTACGGGGCGGCTGTAAGTGGGAGTGATGACATGTAGCGTGGGAAGGATGCCAGACCAGGGTGGAGGCCGGCTGTAAACATATTCAGTGCGTACCACC belongs to Kryptolebias marmoratus isolate JLee-2015 linkage group LG13, ASM164957v2, whole genome shotgun sequence and includes:
- the LOC108244718 gene encoding galactosylgalactosylxylosylprotein 3-beta-glucuronosyltransferase 1, producing MSRRRDIVAIVLIVLPWMLLISVWHQNNMNSVRQADTLSTFKTRHRIHKVRPDSRALKESNSSQNQLTVQVVRTEYVYSRPPPWSGILPTLHVITPTYSRPVQKAELTRLANTLLHVSNLHWIVVEDSHRRTPLVSGLLQETGLKYTHLNIETPSNYKAQGKARIPGVPRGTLQRNLALLWLRETFSINTSQPGVVYFADDDNTYSLQLFEEMRSTKKVSVWPVAFVGGLRYESPKVNILGKVYGWKTVFDPHRPFAIDMAGFAVNLSLILSKPQAYFKLHGVKGGYQESSLLKELITLSELEPKASNCTKVLVWHTRTEKPVLVNEGKKGFTDSNVEI